In the Centroberyx gerrardi isolate f3 chromosome 9, fCenGer3.hap1.cur.20231027, whole genome shotgun sequence genome, one interval contains:
- the slco2a1 gene encoding solute carrier organic anion transporter family member 2A1, which yields MEIYSPKEMKKPRSIFCNIKLFVLCHGLLQLTQLLYSSYFKSTITTIERRFGLNSYSSGTISSLHEVGNTVLIVFVSYLGSRVHRPRLIGIGGLLMSISAMILTLPHFLSQPYEYDSVLHDRHDICNLQVNSSSPESCGRDETKRLADTNNLWLLMGSAQLLFGVGSVPIQPFGISYVDDFAGPGNSPLYIAILFAISVFGPAFGYLLGSVMLGIYVDVDRTGLVANKELSPSDPRWVGAWWMGLLIASASLALTSIPYFFFPRRMPYEGNVIGTETDMNEDLKKPDISLLDFLKMFPRMFVRLLLSPLFLMLVLAQCCFSSVMAGLATFLNKFLERQYSASAAYSSLLIGAVNLPSVAVGMLLGGVIMKRRGLSLKAIPRFSVAMLTCSTLLCIPLFFMGCPTQKVSEVNHRTGGQHGSLAMCYSNCSCPASAFNPVCGSDDIEYISPCHAGCTNFTRDPNNTYRVQSYTGCRCISGSQSQARPGPCPNSCPHFLLPVMFIISLAGLIASLSHNPIYMMVLRTVPYEEKSFAIGVQFLLMRVLAWLPAPALFGMAIDTSCIWWKRVCGKKLSCGYYDNNVLRNRYLGLQVGFKVMGIVLLMMLGWKVQRTKEYSLEKRPDGPL from the exons ATGGAGATCTATTCCCCCAAAGAAATGAAGAAGCCAAGGTCAATATTTTGCAACATAAAG CTGTTTGTGCTGTGCCATGGCCTCCTGCAGCTCACTCAGCTGCTTTACAGCTCCTACTTCAAGAGCACCATCACCACCATCGAGCGACGCTTCGGCCTCAACAGCTACTCGTCGGGAaccatttcctctctccatgAG GTCGGCAACACTGTGCTGATAGTGTTTGTGAGCTACCTTGGAAGTCGGGTTCACCGCCCTCGACTCATTGGAATCGGCGGACTACTGATGTCCATCAGTGCCATGATCCTGACCTTACCTCACTTTTTATCCCAACCCTATGAATACGATTCAGTTCTACACG ATCGCCATGACATTTGCAACCTGCAGGTGAACTCGAGCAGCCCGGAGTCTTGCGGCCGCGACGAGACCAAGCGCCTGGCTGATACTAACAACCTGTGGCTGCTCATGGGCAGTgctcagctgctgtttggcgTGGGCTCAGTGCCCATCCAACCGTTTGGGATTTCCTATGTGGATGATTTCGCTGGGCCCGGCAACTCCCCTCTTTACATAG CCATTCTCTTTGCCATATCTGTGTTTGGGCCTGCCTTTGGCTACCTGCTGGGCTCGGTCATGCTGGGGATCTACGTCGACGTGGACAGAACCGGCTTAG TAGCCAACAAAGAGCTGAGCCCCAGTGACCCCCGCTGGGTGGGGGCCTGGTGGATGGGCCTGCTCATCGCCTCTGCCAGCCTGGCTCTCACCTCCATCCCCTACTTCTTCTTCCCTCGCAGAATGCCTTATGAAGGCAAT GTGATCGGGACTGAAACTGACATGAATGAAGACTTGAAGAAGCCAGATATCTCTTTACTTGATTTCCTGAAGA TGTTCCCCAGAATGTTTGTCCGTCTCCTGTTGAGCCCTCTCTTCTTGATGCTGGTCCTGGCTCAGTGCTGCTTCTCATCAGTGATGGCAGGTCTCGCCACCTTCCTCAATAAGTTCCTGGAGCGCCAGTATAGCGCTTCAGCCGCCTACAGCAGCCTGCTTATAG GTGCTGTGAATCTGCCGTCAGTAGCGGTGGGGATGCTGCTCGGTGGGGTCATCATGAAGAGGAGAGGTCTCTCTCTGAAAGCCATCCCACGCTTCTCTGTGGCCATGCTGACCTGCTCTACCCTCCTCTGTATACCTCTCTTCTTCATGGGCTGTCCCACCCAGAAGGTGTCAGAGGTCAATCATCGGACAGGTGGACAGCATGG GTCTCTAGCCATGTGTTACTCCAACTGCTCCTGTCCTGCCAGCGCCTTCAACCCAGTGTGCGGCTCGGATGACATTGAATACATTTCTCCCTGCCATGCTGGCTGCACCAACTTTACCAGAGACCCCAACAACACCTACAGGGTTCAG TCCTATACAGGCTGCAGGTGTATATCTGGCAGCCAGAGTCAGGCTCGCCCAGGTCCCTGTCCAAACAGCTGCCCTCATTTTCTGCTCCCTGTCATGTTCATCATCTCACTGGCAGGGCTGATTGCCAGTCTCTCCCACAACCCCATATATATGATGGTTCTCAG AACTGTTCCCTACGAAGAGAAGTCATTCGCTATAGGAGTGCAATTTCTACTCATGAGAGTGCTTG CCTGGCTTCCAGCCCCTGCTCTCTTTGGGATGGCCATTGATACATCATGTATCTGGTGGAAACGTGTGTGCGGAAAGAAGTTAAGCTGCGGTTACTATGACAACAACGTCTTGAGGAACCG GTACTTGGGCTTACAGGTAGGCTTTAAAGTCATGGGGATTGTCCTGCTGATGATGCTGGGGTGGAAGGTGCAGCGGACCAAGGAGTACAGTCTGGAGAAGAGGCCCGACGGACCGCTGtga